In one Sporomusa sphaeroides DSM 2875 genomic region, the following are encoded:
- a CDS encoding complex I 24 kDa subunit family protein — translation MCCSKVTKDQALEIIRRYEQVLAIINQYGKAKEQLLSILLDIQATSGENYVAEEWAEVVACQLDVPISKIHDVLTFYAMFSTVPRGKYVIEICKSTPCHVTKADAVVALFEAELGIKLGETTPDNQFTLLHTSCVGACDIGPVAKIGDEVYGNLTAAKVAEIVTSYRGVSSCQK, via the coding sequence ATGTGTTGTTCAAAAGTAACAAAAGATCAGGCATTGGAAATCATCAGAAGATACGAGCAAGTCTTGGCCATTATCAATCAATATGGTAAAGCCAAAGAGCAGTTGTTATCAATACTATTAGATATTCAGGCAACCTCCGGCGAAAACTACGTAGCCGAAGAATGGGCCGAAGTCGTCGCCTGCCAACTGGATGTGCCCATCAGCAAAATCCATGATGTTCTTACCTTCTATGCCATGTTCAGTACGGTGCCCCGGGGCAAATATGTCATTGAAATCTGTAAAAGCACACCCTGCCATGTAACCAAAGCCGATGCCGTAGTGGCCCTGTTTGAAGCAGAATTGGGCATTAAGCTGGGTGAGACCACTCCTGACAATCAGTTTACCCTGCTGCACACCAGCTGTGTAGGCGCCTGTGATATTGGTCCGGTAGCCAAAATCGGCGATGAAGTCTATGGTAACCTGACCGCAGCCAAGGTAGCCGAAATTGTGACAAGTTACCGGGGGGTGTCGTCATGTCAAAAATAA
- a CDS encoding complex I 51 kDa subunit family protein encodes MSKINQLISGNCGVIRPDCTEAYVKSGGYEGLKKAFTMKPEDIIGEVKKAKLLGRGGAAYPAGSKWEQLLEIPEFPKYIVINADEGEPGTFKDKILLGQDPLRVIEGMTIAGYVFNSHDGYIYIRGEYRAIQKVFQSAIDNAVKAGYLGKNILGSGFEFNIHIMTGAGAYVCGENSALLNSIEGKAGRPRIKPPHLAEVGLFLLPTLVNNVESIANIPTIVLEGGDKYLSYGTKDSGGTKLVCLSGNVVNRGVYEIPFGVSLRDVIYDPELGGGIPDGKKLKFFHLGGQSGPIGSEAQLDTPYCYKALRNAGLSVGSGAVVVMDEDVCVIDYLKGVTEFFIHESCGKCTPCREGNKQIYEILGKISAGQATQHDMTVLRRLIDTMTNASFCGLGQSAAVALNTCWKLFKAEFEDHLNQKCPAQICFTEQERGE; translated from the coding sequence ATGTCAAAAATAAACCAACTCATTTCCGGCAATTGCGGCGTCATTCGTCCTGACTGTACCGAAGCCTATGTAAAGTCCGGCGGGTATGAAGGTCTGAAAAAAGCCTTTACCATGAAACCGGAAGACATTATCGGCGAAGTGAAAAAGGCCAAGCTCTTAGGCCGCGGCGGCGCGGCGTATCCGGCCGGTTCCAAATGGGAACAGCTGCTGGAAATCCCCGAATTCCCCAAATACATTGTCATTAACGCCGACGAAGGCGAGCCAGGCACCTTTAAGGATAAAATCCTTTTAGGCCAGGATCCGCTCCGGGTCATCGAAGGCATGACCATTGCCGGTTATGTGTTCAACTCCCACGACGGCTATATTTATATTCGCGGCGAATACCGCGCCATTCAGAAAGTCTTCCAAAGCGCCATCGACAACGCCGTCAAAGCCGGTTATCTGGGCAAAAACATCCTGGGCAGCGGCTTTGAATTCAACATCCACATCATGACCGGCGCCGGCGCCTATGTCTGCGGCGAAAACTCCGCCCTCCTAAACTCCATCGAAGGCAAGGCCGGCCGCCCGCGCATCAAACCGCCCCATCTGGCCGAAGTCGGCCTGTTCCTCCTGCCCACCCTCGTAAACAACGTAGAATCCATTGCCAACATCCCCACCATCGTCTTAGAAGGCGGCGACAAATACCTAAGCTATGGTACCAAAGACAGCGGCGGCACCAAGCTCGTCTGTCTGTCCGGTAACGTCGTTAACCGCGGCGTATACGAAATCCCCTTTGGCGTCAGCCTGCGCGATGTCATCTATGACCCTGAACTGGGCGGCGGCATCCCTGACGGCAAAAAACTTAAATTCTTCCATTTAGGCGGCCAGTCCGGCCCCATTGGCAGTGAAGCCCAGCTTGACACCCCCTATTGCTACAAAGCCCTCCGCAATGCCGGTTTAAGCGTTGGCTCCGGTGCCGTCGTCGTTATGGACGAAGACGTGTGCGTCATCGATTACCTCAAAGGCGTAACCGAATTCTTCATCCATGAATCCTGCGGCAAATGCACCCCCTGCCGCGAAGGCAACAAGCAAATCTATGAGATACTGGGCAAAATTTCCGCAGGTCAGGCAACCCAGCACGACATGACCGTGCTGCGGCGGTTAATTGACACCATGACCAATGCCTCCTTCTGTGGTTTGGGCCAATCGGCAGCCGTAGCCCTCAACACCTGCTGGAAGCTCTTTAAAGCCGAATTCGAAGATCACCTGAACCAGAAATGTCCGGCACAAATTTGCTTTACTGAACAGGAAAGAGGTGAGTAG
- a CDS encoding NADH-dependent [FeFe] hydrogenase, group A6, translating to MGHHASDPNKIVNITIDGIPVSCPETTLILDAAKMVGIDIPVLCYHPDLKVRATCRLCVVELKGQKKLKTACSNEVWDGAEFITNSPAVRQARKDVLELILAEHPQDCLQCIRNTNCELQQLARDFGIAKPLFENQPKQIPVEASNGVIVRDMSKCVKCGRCVEMCQEVQTVGAINTAHRSVDYEITTAFDRPLQDSTCVYCGQCIAVCPVGALYENDETEKVWQAIADTDNHVLVQVAPAVRVALGEEFGLAPGSITTGKMVAALRRLGFDKVFDTDFAADVTIMEEGSELLERMSQGGTLPLITSCSPGWINFVETFYPDLLDNVSTCKSPQQMFGALAKSYYPQKAGIDAAKIVSVSIMPCTAKKYESARPEMNGSGYRDVDIVLTTRELARMIKQAGFDFNKLTEEEFDAPLGLSTGAAVIFGTSGGVMEAALRTVYEVVTGKELANVDFEGVRGLTGVKEAEVDLDGKKVKVAIANGLKNARVILDKIRAGDCEYQFVEIMCCPGGCIGGGGQPWGTTKATKEARMAGLYQADRELPIRQSHKNPAVKALYDEFLGKPLSHKSHELLHTHYHPKHK from the coding sequence GTGGGTCATCATGCATCCGATCCCAACAAAATCGTCAACATTACCATAGACGGCATCCCCGTATCATGTCCTGAAACTACCCTGATCTTAGATGCCGCCAAAATGGTCGGCATCGACATTCCCGTACTCTGCTACCATCCGGACCTTAAAGTGCGAGCTACCTGCCGCCTGTGCGTAGTCGAGCTTAAAGGCCAGAAAAAACTCAAAACCGCCTGCAGCAACGAAGTCTGGGACGGCGCCGAATTCATCACCAACAGCCCGGCTGTCCGCCAGGCCAGAAAAGACGTGCTTGAACTCATATTGGCCGAACATCCCCAGGACTGCCTCCAGTGCATCAGAAACACCAACTGTGAACTCCAGCAGCTGGCCCGTGACTTTGGCATAGCTAAGCCCCTGTTTGAAAACCAGCCCAAACAAATCCCTGTCGAAGCCTCCAACGGCGTCATCGTCCGCGACATGTCCAAATGCGTCAAATGCGGCCGCTGTGTCGAAATGTGCCAGGAAGTCCAGACCGTCGGCGCCATCAACACCGCCCACCGGTCTGTGGACTACGAAATCACCACCGCCTTCGACCGGCCGCTCCAGGACAGCACCTGCGTCTACTGCGGTCAGTGCATAGCCGTCTGTCCTGTCGGCGCCCTCTACGAAAACGACGAAACCGAAAAAGTCTGGCAAGCCATTGCCGACACCGATAACCATGTACTCGTCCAAGTCGCCCCCGCTGTCCGGGTAGCCCTCGGCGAAGAATTCGGCCTCGCGCCAGGCAGCATCACCACCGGCAAAATGGTAGCCGCCCTGCGCCGCTTAGGCTTTGACAAAGTCTTTGACACCGACTTTGCCGCCGACGTCACCATCATGGAAGAAGGCAGCGAACTCCTCGAAAGAATGAGCCAGGGCGGCACCCTGCCCCTCATCACCTCCTGCAGCCCGGGCTGGATCAACTTTGTCGAAACCTTCTATCCCGACCTGCTGGACAACGTCTCCACCTGTAAATCGCCGCAGCAAATGTTTGGCGCTTTAGCCAAAAGCTATTACCCTCAAAAAGCCGGTATCGACGCCGCCAAAATCGTATCTGTCTCCATCATGCCCTGCACCGCCAAGAAATATGAAAGCGCCCGTCCCGAAATGAACGGCAGCGGCTACCGGGATGTCGACATCGTCTTAACCACCCGTGAACTGGCGAGAATGATCAAACAAGCCGGCTTTGACTTTAATAAACTGACCGAAGAAGAATTTGACGCACCCCTTGGCCTGTCCACCGGTGCCGCCGTCATCTTCGGCACCTCCGGCGGTGTTATGGAAGCCGCGCTGCGTACCGTCTACGAAGTAGTCACAGGCAAAGAACTGGCCAACGTCGATTTCGAAGGCGTACGCGGCCTCACCGGCGTTAAAGAAGCCGAAGTGGACCTTGACGGCAAGAAAGTCAAAGTGGCCATTGCCAACGGCCTGAAAAATGCCCGGGTCATTTTGGATAAAATCCGCGCCGGCGACTGTGAGTATCAGTTTGTGGAAATCATGTGCTGTCCTGGCGGCTGCATTGGCGGCGGCGGTCAGCCCTGGGGCACCACCAAGGCTACCAAGGAAGCCCGGATGGCCGGTCTGTATCAGGCTGACCGCGAGCTGCCTATCAGGCAGTCGCACAAAAATCCGGCAGTGAAGGCGCTGTATGATGAGTTCCTGGGTAAACCCTTAAGTCACAAATCCCATGAGCTGCTGCATACCCATTATCATCCCAAGCATAAGTAA
- a CDS encoding methyl-accepting chemotaxis protein, translated as MFCKLDNIIKLDSIRSKMLLFVLTPVIVFFALSSVVSYYIADEAVVKYVNSSMTADGLQRAKDAEAEFERIKGLAMTLVQVLAVPVPDNEAEALFKRIHKSADNIDNVCVGYADKRFIKSAPGSMPPGYDPTVRGWYTNAVANPDKFLVTNAYVSQTTGKMIVTVAKAVVRNGMTVGVAAIEVNLDEVKELVLATKVAKTGYGFILDSNGMFVIHPTVKAGEYMQKLDNGVLESLYNHLKAEPGTIVTGAFGGEDKSYCATAIEGTPLLFVTTAPTREFFEDLVTMRNYSIGIGIVTIALLGFIIVLAAGRISNPLNALSRFMQEMANGNLQVNVNQAGINSNDEVGRLSGSCLQMAGNIRNLVRQVSQAAEQVAASSEQLTASADQTAKTANNVAESISAVAAGTETQSKALDQTAVAVGHMAASLDQVAESAQTITTGADTALAATKNGVVFVTNAVQEMELVRTSTKHVGMAVDKLAVSSKQIGEIVNVITDIAGQTNLLALNAAIEAARAGENGRGFAVVADEVRKLAEQSANAAKDIKELINANQADVKAAVEGMSETGVIVNNSTEAVNKAGDAFAEITALVGNIVTNINQVNEALAIVSTDSATVSSATIHIDEAGKAAAAQVQTISAATEEQSASMEEIAASSQALAKMAEELIQAVNKFKV; from the coding sequence ATGTTTTGCAAACTGGATAATATCATCAAGCTTGACTCAATTAGGTCGAAGATGTTGCTGTTTGTACTGACTCCGGTGATCGTTTTCTTTGCTTTATCTTCCGTAGTATCCTATTACATTGCCGATGAGGCAGTGGTCAAGTATGTAAACTCCTCTATGACTGCTGACGGTCTCCAGCGGGCTAAGGATGCCGAAGCCGAATTCGAGCGGATAAAAGGGCTGGCGATGACGCTGGTGCAGGTATTGGCTGTACCTGTGCCTGATAACGAAGCGGAGGCATTATTCAAGCGCATACATAAGAGCGCCGACAATATTGATAACGTCTGTGTCGGTTATGCGGATAAGCGCTTTATCAAATCGGCGCCAGGCTCTATGCCTCCCGGATACGACCCTACGGTGAGAGGCTGGTATACGAATGCGGTTGCCAACCCGGATAAATTTTTGGTAACCAACGCCTATGTAAGTCAGACAACCGGCAAGATGATTGTTACCGTTGCCAAGGCGGTTGTCCGTAACGGCATGACCGTGGGTGTTGCTGCTATTGAGGTTAATCTTGATGAGGTTAAGGAGCTGGTATTGGCGACAAAGGTGGCTAAGACCGGCTATGGTTTTATTCTGGACAGCAACGGAATGTTTGTTATTCATCCGACAGTAAAAGCCGGTGAATATATGCAGAAGCTTGATAACGGTGTGTTGGAGTCGCTTTACAATCACCTCAAGGCTGAACCCGGCACGATTGTAACAGGTGCTTTTGGAGGTGAGGACAAGTCCTATTGTGCGACGGCTATCGAAGGGACGCCGCTATTGTTTGTAACAACCGCTCCAACGCGTGAATTCTTCGAAGATTTGGTAACTATGCGCAACTACAGTATAGGTATTGGCATAGTTACTATTGCGCTTCTCGGATTTATAATCGTTCTGGCTGCCGGCAGGATTTCCAACCCGCTGAATGCGCTAAGCAGATTTATGCAGGAAATGGCTAATGGCAATCTACAAGTTAATGTAAACCAAGCAGGTATTAATAGTAATGATGAGGTCGGGCGGTTGTCTGGCAGTTGTTTGCAAATGGCAGGAAATATTCGTAACTTGGTACGGCAAGTATCGCAGGCTGCAGAACAGGTGGCTGCTTCGTCGGAGCAGTTGACTGCCAGTGCTGATCAAACAGCCAAAACAGCTAACAATGTGGCTGAGTCTATTTCGGCAGTAGCTGCAGGCACTGAAACTCAGAGTAAAGCTTTGGATCAGACCGCTGTCGCGGTTGGGCATATGGCAGCAAGCTTAGACCAGGTAGCCGAATCGGCCCAAACCATTACCACGGGGGCTGATACTGCACTGGCTGCCACTAAAAACGGAGTTGTATTCGTAACAAATGCCGTACAAGAGATGGAGCTTGTGAGGACAAGCACCAAGCATGTGGGGATGGCTGTTGACAAGCTGGCAGTAAGCTCTAAACAAATCGGCGAAATTGTTAATGTCATAACAGATATTGCCGGGCAGACCAATCTGCTGGCACTGAACGCGGCTATTGAAGCCGCCCGTGCCGGCGAGAATGGCAGAGGCTTTGCCGTAGTTGCCGATGAGGTACGCAAACTGGCAGAGCAGTCTGCCAATGCGGCAAAAGACATTAAAGAGCTCATCAATGCCAATCAGGCTGATGTTAAGGCGGCTGTAGAAGGAATGTCCGAAACCGGCGTAATCGTAAATAACAGTACCGAGGCTGTAAATAAAGCCGGGGACGCATTTGCGGAGATTACAGCCCTTGTCGGCAATATAGTAACCAATATAAATCAGGTAAACGAGGCGTTGGCAATCGTGTCGACGGACAGCGCAACGGTTAGCTCGGCAACTATCCATATAGATGAGGCAGGTAAAGCAGCGGCGGCTCAGGTCCAAACTATTTCTGCCGCAACAGAGGAGCAATCGGCGTCCATGGAAGAAATCGCCGCTTCCAGTCAGGCACTGGCAAAAATGGCTGAAGAATTAATCCAGGCGGTTAATAAATTCAAAGTATAA
- the pfkA gene encoding 6-phosphofructokinase — MKKIAVITSGGDCPGMNAAIRAAVRVALAHGVEVWGIRNGYAGMIADNMTKLDSRSVGDIIQKGGTFLGTARSEEFKTLPGRQKAVANLQSHGIEGLIVIGGDGSLTGAKQLGDMGIKMVGLPGSIDNDIWGTDYTIGFDTAVNTALEAINKLRDTASAHGRVMLVEVMGRNCGWIALTAGLAGGAESILIPEVPFSREDICKQLLESRAKGKQYSIMVVAEGAGSAIELGQYIRTKTGLETRVSVLGHIQRGGAPTVADRLLASRLAETAVRSLLAGKSGIMIGYHNQQCVEVPIADAVGKKKDIDPELYRLADVLSQ, encoded by the coding sequence GTGAAAAAAATTGCAGTGATTACCAGTGGCGGCGACTGCCCGGGAATGAATGCGGCTATCCGTGCGGCAGTTCGTGTGGCTTTAGCCCATGGGGTTGAAGTCTGGGGAATTAGAAACGGTTATGCCGGCATGATTGCGGATAATATGACAAAATTGGATTCGCGCTCAGTGGGTGATATTATTCAAAAAGGCGGGACGTTCCTGGGAACAGCCCGCAGTGAGGAATTTAAAACATTACCCGGACGTCAGAAAGCGGTGGCTAACTTACAATCCCATGGGATTGAGGGGCTTATTGTAATTGGCGGTGATGGCTCTCTGACCGGCGCTAAGCAGTTGGGCGACATGGGAATAAAGATGGTGGGCCTCCCAGGCAGTATTGATAATGACATCTGGGGCACCGATTATACTATTGGGTTTGATACGGCGGTAAATACTGCGCTTGAAGCCATTAATAAATTACGGGATACAGCCTCTGCCCATGGCCGGGTCATGCTGGTCGAGGTTATGGGGAGAAATTGCGGCTGGATTGCCCTTACTGCCGGCTTGGCGGGCGGTGCTGAGAGTATCCTCATTCCGGAAGTGCCATTTTCCCGGGAGGACATTTGCAAGCAATTGCTGGAATCGAGAGCTAAGGGCAAGCAATACAGCATTATGGTGGTTGCCGAAGGGGCAGGCAGTGCTATTGAATTAGGTCAATACATTCGTACTAAAACCGGTTTGGAAACCAGGGTATCGGTACTTGGCCATATTCAGCGCGGCGGGGCGCCCACGGTTGCCGACAGGCTGCTGGCCAGCCGGCTGGCCGAAACAGCTGTCAGATCACTGCTAGCCGGGAAGAGTGGTATTATGATTGGCTATCATAATCAACAATGTGTGGAAGTGCCGATTGCAGATGCTGTCGGCAAGAAGAAAGATATTGACCCGGAATTGTACCGCCTGGCCGACGTTTTGTCACAGTAA
- a CDS encoding cupin domain-containing protein — protein sequence MEKQFIKNIEFSKALDMVNLVDYQPGKVVSLTLSQNKTLSMTLFAFAKGEAISSHSAPGDAMVYILDGKAEITIGGETVTATTGQVVVMPAEVPHALDAVENFKMLLVLVM from the coding sequence ATGGAAAAGCAATTCATAAAAAATATCGAATTCAGTAAAGCCCTGGATATGGTCAACCTGGTAGACTATCAGCCTGGCAAAGTTGTGAGCCTGACCTTATCACAGAATAAAACCCTCAGTATGACACTGTTCGCCTTTGCCAAAGGTGAAGCCATCAGCAGTCACTCGGCTCCCGGCGATGCTATGGTGTACATCCTTGACGGCAAGGCGGAAATCACTATCGGTGGCGAGACAGTCACTGCAACAACCGGGCAGGTGGTTGTTATGCCAGCCGAAGTTCCTCACGCATTAGACGCTGTCGAGAACTTCAAAATGCTGTTAGTACTTGTTATGTAA
- the asnB gene encoding asparagine synthase (glutamine-hydrolyzing): MCGITGWIDWDGNLTEKSHIVSAMVATLAARGPDAQGTYITPHAALGHRRLSVIDPVGGAQPMIRCRGAQQFVITYNGELYNTPEIRQELETKGYTFSTHCDTEVLLQAFIEWGPACLEKFNGIYAFGIWDEARQSLFLARDRIGVKPLFYAERGSSFIFGSELKTLLANPLIRPELDEEGLAEVFMLGPARTPGHGVFRGVRELKPGHFMVYNRQGQWIKPYWQLVSKPHTEDFAATAAQVRELLLDAARRQLVSDVPVCTLLSGGLDSSVLTALAANSFKQEGLGSLPTYSVDYLDNDLYFKANSFQPNADAPWVTRVAEHFGTCHHNIVLDNPELAASLKPAVLARDLPGMADIDTSLYLFCREIKKRATVALSGECADEVFGGYPWFQREEMIQATTFPWSLQSEFRISWLNQDLHSRIKPADYVAQRYQEALAEVPCLPGEDARSARMREIFYLSLTRFMPTLLDRKDRMSMAFGLEVRVPFCDHRLVEYVWNVPWSMKHYQNREKGLLRHAMEGVLPDDVLWRKKSPYPKTHNPAYTELVVGEALAILHDPASPLQQILNVEKLKQLAQAPMTAANIPWFGQLMSGPQLFAYLIQADHWLREYKVQVV; encoded by the coding sequence ATGTGCGGGATTACCGGCTGGATTGACTGGGATGGAAATCTAACAGAGAAAAGCCATATTGTATCAGCTATGGTTGCTACACTGGCTGCACGCGGGCCGGATGCGCAGGGGACCTATATTACGCCACATGCGGCACTTGGGCATCGGCGGCTTAGCGTTATTGACCCTGTGGGAGGTGCGCAGCCGATGATTCGTTGTCGCGGTGCGCAGCAATTTGTCATTACTTATAACGGTGAACTGTACAACACGCCGGAAATCAGGCAGGAACTTGAAACAAAGGGGTATACCTTCAGTACCCATTGTGATACGGAAGTACTGCTGCAGGCTTTTATTGAATGGGGGCCGGCGTGTCTTGAGAAGTTTAACGGTATATATGCCTTTGGTATTTGGGATGAAGCCAGGCAAAGCTTATTTTTAGCCCGTGACCGTATTGGAGTTAAGCCGTTGTTTTACGCTGAACGTGGCAGCAGTTTTATCTTTGGTTCAGAGTTAAAAACTTTGCTTGCCAATCCTCTGATTCGGCCGGAGCTTGATGAAGAGGGACTGGCGGAAGTGTTTATGCTTGGGCCGGCCCGGACACCGGGACATGGCGTGTTCCGCGGTGTCAGGGAATTAAAGCCTGGACACTTTATGGTTTACAACCGGCAGGGACAATGGATTAAACCCTACTGGCAGCTGGTATCCAAACCTCATACCGAGGATTTCGCCGCAACGGCGGCTCAGGTTCGGGAGCTTTTGCTTGATGCTGCCAGACGTCAGCTTGTGTCAGATGTACCTGTTTGTACATTATTGTCCGGCGGCCTTGATTCGAGTGTGCTTACGGCGTTAGCGGCCAACTCTTTTAAACAGGAAGGATTAGGCAGTCTGCCTACTTATTCGGTAGATTATCTGGACAATGATCTATATTTTAAGGCAAATAGCTTTCAGCCCAATGCGGATGCTCCTTGGGTCACAAGAGTAGCCGAACATTTTGGCACCTGCCACCACAATATTGTATTAGATAATCCGGAATTGGCAGCCAGTCTGAAGCCTGCTGTTTTGGCCCGGGACCTGCCGGGCATGGCCGATATTGATACTTCACTATACTTGTTTTGTCGTGAAATCAAAAAAAGAGCCACAGTGGCTTTATCCGGTGAATGTGCCGATGAAGTGTTTGGCGGTTACCCCTGGTTTCAACGGGAAGAGATGATTCAGGCAACGACTTTTCCCTGGTCGCTCCAGTCGGAATTTCGCATTTCCTGGCTAAATCAAGACCTGCACAGCAGAATTAAGCCAGCCGACTATGTAGCTCAGCGGTATCAGGAGGCGCTGGCGGAAGTGCCGTGCCTGCCGGGAGAGGATGCGCGTTCGGCCAGAATGCGTGAAATATTTTATCTCAGCCTTACGCGATTTATGCCCACCCTGCTGGACCGCAAAGACCGCATGAGTATGGCCTTTGGCCTGGAGGTCAGAGTACCCTTCTGCGATCACCGGCTGGTGGAATATGTGTGGAATGTCCCCTGGAGCATGAAGCATTATCAAAATAGAGAAAAAGGCCTGTTGCGCCACGCTATGGAGGGAGTTTTGCCGGACGATGTGCTATGGCGGAAAAAGAGTCCTTACCCCAAAACGCATAACCCTGCCTATACCGAGCTGGTTGTTGGGGAGGCCTTGGCTATTTTGCACGACCCGGCATCCCCCTTGCAGCAAATTCTGAATGTTGAAAAGCTTAAACAACTGGCTCAGGCTCCTATGACTGCCGCAAATATTCCCTGGTTTGGTCAATTGATGAGCGGGCCGCAGTTGTTTGCCTACCTTATCCAGGCAGATCATTGGCTGCGCGAGTATAAGGTTCAGGTAGTGTGA
- a CDS encoding helix-turn-helix domain-containing protein — MNGWNPSGVNNRAEEHWVLYNNCKYLLYSPRDADSSSEVSHRFGSGQVKQLLRCPFAEIKESEFVFPERICGGADFSGPRMLLYFCLAGDFALEEKELVVDTENFLAFNANGIRRVTFQPNFQYRIVTVEVYPEIFRAFTGEYLPDADRPQAAFSTYKLSPALKTLLYQLIHSPCREPVRTVYRQGKLLELLAVYADEILYRQTAPGGYPGLSRQDIASIHEARQFLDQHFVAPPTLAGLSKIICLNEFKLKHGFKQLFGQTVHAYVISKKLELARYLFEEKQLNVGEAAAYIGYANASYFTAVFRKKFGVSPSEYLAQKK, encoded by the coding sequence ATGAACGGATGGAACCCGTCAGGTGTTAATAACCGGGCCGAAGAACACTGGGTACTGTACAACAATTGCAAATATCTCCTGTACTCTCCACGGGATGCAGACAGCAGCAGCGAGGTTTCCCACCGGTTCGGCAGCGGACAGGTGAAACAGCTGCTGCGTTGTCCCTTTGCGGAGATTAAAGAATCGGAATTTGTTTTTCCCGAGCGAATATGCGGCGGCGCTGATTTCAGCGGGCCGCGCATGCTGCTGTATTTTTGCCTGGCAGGGGATTTCGCGCTGGAAGAGAAAGAACTTGTGGTGGATACCGAGAATTTTCTGGCGTTTAACGCCAACGGTATCAGACGGGTTACCTTCCAACCCAACTTTCAGTACCGGATTGTCACGGTGGAAGTCTATCCGGAAATATTCCGGGCCTTTACCGGCGAATACCTGCCGGACGCCGACAGGCCGCAGGCGGCTTTTTCCACCTACAAGCTGTCGCCGGCGCTGAAAACCCTTCTGTACCAGTTAATCCACTCTCCTTGCCGGGAGCCGGTAAGAACCGTTTACCGGCAGGGAAAATTGCTGGAATTGCTGGCCGTTTATGCCGATGAAATCTTGTACAGGCAGACGGCGCCCGGCGGTTATCCCGGCCTTTCCCGCCAGGATATCGCCAGTATTCATGAAGCCCGGCAGTTTCTGGATCAGCATTTTGTCGCTCCGCCGACTCTGGCCGGTTTGTCCAAAATCATCTGCCTGAATGAATTTAAGTTGAAACATGGCTTTAAGCAGCTGTTCGGCCAGACGGTGCATGCCTACGTTATCAGCAAGAAGCTGGAACTGGCCAGGTATCTGTTTGAAGAAAAGCAATTGAATGTCGGCGAAGCCGCCGCTTATATCGGCTATGCCAATGCCAGTTACTTTACCGCGGTCTTCCGCAAGAAATTCGGCGTGAGTCCGAGCGAATATCTGGCGCAGAAAAAATGA
- a CDS encoding energy-coupling factor transporter transmembrane component T family protein, whose product MKPGIISFKAARPDPRVWLFLVVCILLLTFPCGSRLELFIMFTLLALIMLGQQMTAAVVRFAAIYTLLLLAAELCRFIPWPPAEMLVGMLTLLLGRLIPVYMACVILLEKVQMNELITALEQMHVPSALIIPLAVVYRYLPTLRREMGHISDSLKMRGLRFSPVGLMLQPVATVERFMIPLLIRSGKLADELAAAALCKGLDAGQRRSSCSDVRFRRQDAAWCVLCGAVAAALLCFHYYPLTLLNG is encoded by the coding sequence ATGAAACCGGGGATAATTTCGTTTAAGGCGGCCAGGCCGGATCCGCGCGTATGGCTGTTTCTGGTTGTCTGCATACTGTTGCTGACTTTTCCCTGCGGGAGCCGACTGGAACTTTTTATTATGTTTACCCTGCTGGCTCTGATTATGCTCGGACAGCAAATGACGGCAGCGGTTGTCCGTTTTGCGGCAATATATACCCTGTTGCTGCTGGCGGCAGAACTGTGCCGGTTTATCCCCTGGCCGCCGGCCGAAATGCTGGTTGGTATGCTGACGCTGTTATTGGGCAGGCTTATCCCCGTTTATATGGCCTGCGTCATTTTGCTGGAGAAAGTGCAGATGAACGAGCTTATCACCGCTCTGGAACAAATGCATGTGCCGTCCGCGCTGATTATCCCCCTGGCGGTGGTTTATCGTTATCTTCCCACCCTGCGGCGGGAAATGGGGCATATCAGTGACAGTCTGAAAATGAGAGGTTTGCGGTTCTCTCCGGTCGGCCTGATGTTGCAGCCGGTGGCCACTGTCGAAAGGTTTATGATTCCCTTGCTGATTCGCAGCGGCAAACTGGCCGATGAACTGGCGGCAGCAGCGCTGTGTAAGGGATTGGACGCCGGGCAGCGGCGAAGTTCCTGCAGCGATGTCCGCTTCCGCCGGCAGGACGCCGCCTGGTGCGTGCTGTGCGGAGCGGTGGCCGCGGCGCTACTCTGTTTTCACTATTATCCGCTCACATTGCTGAACGGTTAG